In Candidatus Paceibacterota bacterium, the genomic stretch ATGCCTGTAGATTTCCGTGACAGTCATTAACCGCCGTTCGATTGCCCGCTGCACGTCTGCGTTGGAAAACGCCGCTGCAATGCACTTTCGGGCCAGAGCGACTGTATTTTCGATTGCACTCCGTTCGCTCTGTGCAAACCAGCTTGGAGCGGAATAGAAGAGCAACTGCTTGGCGAGCGCGGGAACGTTGTTTTCAGCATATCCATTTCGTTCAAGCGCGCTCTTTATCATGCGAATGCGCAGCAATGCGCAGCGATAGCGGGCCAGGGTAATGAGCCGCTTGGCGCGCTCATGCTCCTCTCTTTCCTTGCGTGACTTCATGCAATCCCTCCTTTGAATGCGGCGGTTGTCACGCGCCTTTTGCCGAAACTGAATTGTCAAATGAACTGAACTGAAAAAAGGGTAACATTGAAATCGTTTTTAATGTCAATGTTGGCACGCAATGCACAACAACTATTGAATAATGTCCAGGAGCGTGGTGCTTTCCGATGCGCCATTGAGCAGTGGGGCGGTCAAAGTATTCTCCGAATTTAGAAACGATGTATCGGCAAAGAGGAAAAGCCGTGAGCCTTTGCCCTGGCTGAATTGCCGGTTCGCTTCGAGCAAGGTCTTGATGCGCGCCTGGCTTGTAGTCACGATCAAGACGCAAAAGCGCCTGATGTTGAAGTGGCGTTCGTGCAGCCCTTGTTTCCACGATTCCTGATACGCAAGCATTTTGCGAAAGAGGGAAGTTCGTTCAAAGCCTTCGCGCGCGACGGGCATCGTGGCCCGGTCGGCTTCCAAAAAGAAATATGCAGGGTTGTTTTGGTCCTGAAAGTGAAGTCCGAAAACCTTGTCCGGGTGGACGCCAAGCGACAGCGGAACGCCGTTGTAACTGCACCGCACATTCCATTTGAACGGGTTGTGCCTATGTTTTGTTTCTTCGGGACATTGGGCAAGAATTTCTTCACTGTCGATGATCCGTACATTGGCGCGCTTGCTTCCCGTTTCCAATTTCAGCATTACTTCGGCAACCAGGAGCGTATGCTGCAAGAAAGGCCGCTTCGCCGAGTGGTTTTTGGCCTGCCAGTCGATCTTGCGGCGGGGGATTGAGAAGCGCGCGGACAGAACATCCGCGCCACGGTTTCCAAGAGCGTAGACCATTGTCTGATTGCCGTTCTGCCTATAGTAGTCGATCTGCGCGCGCGGGCGGTCAAGGAAGCGGGCGTGATAGAGAAGCTGAAGGCGGCGCAAAATGTTCCGCGGACTGCCGCCGCAAAGCGCGGCGATTTGGTCGGAGCGTAGAAAGCGGTGCTTGTAGACCTGCTTGATAATTTCCATGTCTCGCTCCGTAATATGAAAGGCGGGCGCTTCATGGGATCGCTCGAAACGCGGCCTGCGCGAAGATGCTTCAGTCATGGCGGAGGAATTATACAAGCAAAAACAGCATGGCTATCTTCTCGCCGGTTACTTCATACCATTTTTGCTCCAGCGCTCGATTTTATCTTCAATCACTGCCCGTGGCATGGCGTAGCGCTCCCGCGAACGCCGAATCATGTTTTCCTTTTTGCCGTAGCGCGTGCCGGACGGGGGATAGGTCGTGGCGAGAAATGGCTCGCCGTGAACTCCGCCGTCAAGGATCTTCATGTACGTGTCATAGTTGTTCAAATCCATAAACTGAGTTGAGCGGAACGCGTTGCCGAATTCTTTTTCCAAAATCTCGGCGTCAGTGCTTCCAACCCGGAAAGAAATGATGCTGCCGACATTGCCAAGAATCGCCGTGCGGACTTCATTGGTAAGCTGGTCCATGTACTGGTGACTGAGCGTCAAACAGAGCCGGTATTTGCGGGCCTCGGCAAGAATAGCCGCGAAACTATCCGTGGTGAAGTTGTGGTATACCCATTCTTTAATCTGGCATGTTTTGGAGATGGGACAATAGAAATTCGTGCAGGATGTGAAGGCGATGCAAAGCTTATCAACAGGAGTCGAACTTGTTGTCAGGCTTTGCATTGGAAATAAGGAGCTCCGCTTGTTTGTAATTACAATTTGATGTCACAGAACGTGATCTCATACGTTGTAATAATTATAAAGTGTGGTAATATAATAAATACTATGATAATCAACTGGACACATTTGATTGAGAAATATAAGGGAATGTGGGTAGCTCTCAAGGATGACGAGACCTCTGTCGTCGCCAGCGGCAAGACCGCAAAAGAGGCATTCCAAGCTGCTCTCAAAAAGGGCTATTCTCACCCGCTCCTTACTCGCGTACCGGACAAACTGACCGCGTTTGTCGGTGCTCTCTAGTACCTGCTCTAAAATGAAATTCTCGTACAAGAAGTTGGCGACGGGACACGTTCGCCCGATTATTCAGGTAGAGGTAAGTCATAACGGAGGGCAAGCAATCAACTACTTTGCGCTTATAGATTCTGGCGCTGATATTTGTATCTTTCACGCAGAAATCGCCGAATTGATTGGAATCGAAGATATTACAACTGGAAGAAAAGGAACTGTTGGAGGCATTACGCAAGGCGAACAGCAGGACTACTGGATACATCCGGTCAGCATCAATGTCGGCGGCTGGAAATATGATCTGGAAGTGGCCTTCATGCCGACACTGTCACGGTTGGGGTATGGTGTCTTTGGTCAGAAAGGATTTTTCGATTCGTTTGCGATAAAATTTCGAAAAGTGAAGGGGGAGATTGAACTGGTTGACGAAACACAAAAGACAAAGGAGTAAGCCTCGGGTTTATCGGCTTAAATCAAGACACACTGTTCCGGGACAGAATCCGGAGAAATGCGTCTTTCCTTTTCACTCGGAATGATATTACACGCTTGATAGTAGAGAGAATCTTGATATTTCCCGAAGATTGTTTCGTAACGAGTATCCTATCACAAATACTGTTGCAATGAAAATAGGTAATGCGGTATAATTCTCCTTGTAGGAGTGTTATGGTGAACAGTCATTAGTAAGAGAAAAACCGATATTGTAAAAGTAAAAACTCTCGTTTTGAATCGGGGTATCAGGATAAAACCTTATACTCCTACAAGTTGAGGCGCATTCTTTCTACGAAATGAGTGTTCCTTGATACTCCGATTCAGGATAAGAGTTTTTTATTTTGGGTGGATTTAAATAGCTCTAGCTAATTCAGCAAGCTCCAAAATAAAGCTCAAAAAAATAACAATGAAAACTTTCATTGTCGGCGGATGTATAGCACTTGAGTGCTGTATTGATGCCCGAGGCCAGAGAATTTGCTGGCCACTGGGGAAGAAACAGAAAACGCCCCCACCTATTAAGGTTAAGAGCGTTTTCATTCAAACGTCAGTGAAAGCTTAAGCTTTCAACGCATTACATCTTTAGCGGGATGTAATGTGTTTTTATTATACCCTTCGGTACGGGCAGATACCATATCAAAAAAGTGGATAGAAAGTCAAACCTTTTCCTTCTTTATCCATACATAAACCCGTATACCACGAATCCAAATCCAGACTAAAATACATAACAACGCGACAAGAAACCACCAGATTTGCGCGGGGGTATCTGGACTACTTATTACAAGCCAAAGAAGACCAAGAAAAAATAACAGAATGAAGGTAAATGCAATTATACTCTTTCCTTTTCTGCCTACTAACCAGAATAACATATTTGAATCATAGTTCTTTCTGTGTTTTCAATCAAGTGGATAAATCAATTATGCCGTAAAGGGAGACGTGTGTGCTAATCCTCAAGAAATCCACAGGTTCAACAGATTTGCTAATCCACAGCTTTATCATTTCCGCCGAACCTCCCTTCAAAAGTGATAAACCTCGCTTCAGAAATGATAAACCTAATAAGAGAATTAAGTAGAGAATGAAGATGAGAAAGGAAATGAATTTGCAAACTTGGAAAGATTTGTTGGAGTCGCCCGCAGACGCCAGACATATTGACGAACGTGTCCTGCGATTGTGTGCTGTCACTTTGTCTCTTGCCAAAAACTAAGACCAAGTAAATAATTCCAGCAGAGATAAATGTTCGTTGAAAAAAGAATATTCGCTCGTCTGCAAAGGTCACAATAAGAATTGCGAATTTTGTAGACAAGCGAGCGGAGGTAATTCAAACAACGCGGGATTTGTGTTAATCTAAAGCAATGGCAATATCAGCATGGCACCACAATGAAGTCGGGTATACGCACTCTCTTATTTGGCATGTGCTTGAGATGGGGAAGTAAATTTTATGCAGAGATATATTTTTCTTTTATTTTTCGCTCTATCCGCTTGTATTTTCTTACCAAAGATTGTAAACGCGGATATGTTTCCTATGCCTCCAGGAACACAAACTGTTTATGTCACATATGGTCAGAAAGCCATTCCCGATCAGAAATTTCATGAGGAAGTATTACTTTGCGGTAATTTTAAACAGTCATACAACGAGAAATCGTATCAGATTTTATATTTTGCAAAGCCAATCCCCCAGTTATTGAATATCTCACAATTTGACTCTGCAAGGAAGTGCTCTTGGGAGCCTTATTATCCAATGAGACTTTGCTCAAATAGTAAATGTGGGATGGAAAGTTTCGGCTATCCTAGCGAATTCAAATTAGCTATTTTTATTCCCAGTCTTAATAAGGTCTTTATTACGAATGAAATCTTAAGGTCAAATTTCAATGCTGATTATAAGGCTGAATTATACACGGATGGCTCAGCTAAGCTTACTGATACAACATTCTTTTTCGAAAGAGATCAGGTATCGTCATTCACTCTGGCATTTCTTATAACGATAGCTTTGGAGTTACTGACCACGTGGTTGCTTATTTCCAGATGGCAGAAACCAAAAAAAATCCTCCTTATTGTTCTTTTCGCAAACATAATATCTTTACCTTTCGTCTGGTTTTTCTTTCCTTTACTAGCATCAATACTGGGTTTTATGAGTATACTAATCTCAGAAATTTTTGCAGTATTTTTTGAAGCATATTTTATCTATTTTGTCGGAAGAAAGACACTGACTCTAGGACAATCAATGAGGTTGAGCTTAATAAACAATCTTGTAAGCGTAATTATAGGTATGCCTATTTTTCTAATCCTGACTCTTTTTACTTATATTTTTTAGTTTTTAAAAATGAAAATCTACATTGGTTCCGATCATGCAGGGTTTGAATTAAAAAATACGCTTATTCCCTTTGTAGAAAAATTAGGCTATGAAGTGATTGATTGCGGGGCGAAGACACTGGATCTAAAAGATGATTTTCCTGATTATATTTTGCCTGTCGCTAAGGCTGTCAGCGCAGATTTAAAAGATTCAAAAGGCATTGTTATTGGGGGTTCTGGTGAAGGCGAAGCTATTGTTGCAAATAAAATCGGGGGCATCAGAGCCGCGGAATATTACGGCGGGAATTTGGAAATTGTAAAACTTTCACGCGAGCATAATGATGCAAATATTTTCTCCCTCGGTGCACGATTTATTAGTGAGAAAGACGCAAAAGAAGCAGTGAAGCTCTGGCTCTCAACTCCATTTTCCGGAGACGCTCGACATGTGCGTAGAATTAAGGAAATTGACGACCAAACATGACTGAAATAATTCCCGCAGTTTTAGCAAAAGACTACGTGTCTCTTTCCGAGACGCTTTCTCGATTGGCTGGAATTACATCTCTCGCACAAATAGATATTTGCGATGGGAAATTTGTACCATCATCTACTTGGCCATACGGAAAGGAAGACATGCATTTCAAAGCGATGCTCGAAGAGAAAGAGGGAATGCCGAACTGGGAAGAAATGGATTTTGAATTTGATCTTATGATCGAGAATCCGGAAGAAAGAATTGATGACTTTGTGCAGATAGGTGCCGCGCGAATTGTGGTGCACATTGAAAGTACGAAAGATTTCGGTGCGATCTTAAAAAAATTTGATGAAAAGTATGGCAGAAGCAGTGAATTTTCTGTCGCGCCAGAGCTTGGCATTGCACTGAACGTCTCTACTCCAAACGAAGCAATCGAGCCATTTGTAGATAGCGTTGATTTTGTTCAGTTTATGGGAATCCGAAAAGTGGGCTATCAAGGCCAGTCTTTTGATGAACGAGTGCTCGAAAAGATATCAACATTAAGAAAAAGCCACGAGGACGTTATAATAAGTGTTGACGGGGGTGTCAATTTAACAACCGCACAGGCACTTGTAAAAGCCGGAGCAGACAGACTTATAGCCGGTTCGGTTATTTTGAATAGCGAAAATCCCGCCGAAATAATCCGAGAGCTGAAAAAATTAGCTCACGATGCAAAAAATGTCTGATCTTTCTGACCAAAAAGTAAAAGAGCTCGAGCTTCAGGCGAATTCCCCCGGTACCACAGCAAAGCTGGCTACGGGGCGAGAGGTGGTAATATAAATTTCTATGAGTACTTTAACTGACAGCAGAATAAAGGAGTTAGAGTTGCAAGCTAACCTCATTCGCATAAGTATTATTGAAATGCTTGTTGAAGCGGGGAGCGGGCATACTGCAGGGCCGCTTGGCATGGCAGATATTTTTACCGCTTTATATTTTCATATTCTTAAACATGATCCGAAAAAACCGGATTGGGCAGAACGCGACCGGCTTGTGCTCTCAAACGGTCACATTTGCCCAGTCTACTATTCGACACTCGCTCATGCCGGATATTTTCCAGTCAAAGAGCTCCTCACACTTCGCAAATTTGGAACGCGACTTCAAGGTCATCCACATCGGGAATATCTGCCGATTGTCGAGACAAGCTCTGGCCCGCTCGGCGCTGGGTTATCGCAAGCTGTTGGTATGGCTCTCGCAGATAGAATGGACAAAGGTGTCTCAGGCGACCGATTTATCTATGCATTAACATCCGACGGCGAGCACGACGAAGGAAATACCTGGGAAGCGGTGCTTATGGCTGGCAAAGAAAAGCTCCACAATCTCATCGCCATAATGGACAGAAACAATATCCAGATCGACGGCTTTACCGAGGACATCATGCCGCTTGAAAGCGTGCGGGCGAAATACGAAGCGTTCAACTGGCACGTCATCGAAATTGACGGGCACGATATGCGAGAAATTGTGGATGCGGTGGAACAAGCAAAAGCGATCTTTGAGAAACCAAAGATGATCATTGCTCACACGATTCCCGGAAAAGGCGTTAAAGAATTCGAGCGAAAATACGAATGGCACGGCAAACCGCCGAATAAAGAGGAGGCTGCGATGGCTTTGAAGGAATTACGAACGTTGGGAGGGAAAATTAAGAGTGAGCATGAATAAAATTATTATTTTATAGATTAAAAATGGCAATACCAATAAATCGTCAATTTTTGAAAGGATTGCGAGGGTTATTGATGGCAGTAAATATAGTTGCTCTGCTTATTGTAGCGCCATTTTTGCTACTCATTCTTTTTAGGGTGGATCTCCTTTCTTCTGATTCGTCTTCATTCGTATTTTATGAAAAAATCGTAGCACTCCTCTTGATTCTTTGTTCTTTTGGCGACTTGATTTTGGTTCCACTTTTTTTGTTTTTACGAGGTCGGGGGAGATTGCAAGGTGTTGTGCTAGAACCTGCTCAAAAATCCATGATTATTTTAAAAGGATTGTTTTTGATTTATTTCTTATCTTTTTTCTTGGGCGTGTTTATCTTACTTTCAACTGGTTTTCATCATTGATTAAATGTTAAACCAAACTGCAAAACTAAATAGTAAAATATTCGATAAAGATGTCGAGCAAGCTCCAATACGCAAGGGGTTCGGAGAGGGTTTGCTTATTGCTGGAAAAGCGGATGAGCAAGTTGTTGCGCTTTGCGCTGACCTTACCGAATCCACCAAGATGGATCTCTTTGCCAAGGAATTTCCAAAGCGATTTATCGAAGTTGGGGTAGCGGAGCAGAATTTGGTGACTGTAGCATCAGGAATGGCAGCGATGGGAAAGATTCCATTTGTCAGCTCATACGCCATGTTTTCTCCGGGGCGAAATTGGGAACAGATCCGCACCACAATCACCTATAATGATCGACCGGTAAAAATCGTCGGTTCTCATGCGGGAATTTCTGTTGGTCCAGACGGTGGAACACATCAAGCCATCGAAGATATCGCTCTGATGCGCGTCATGCCCCGAATGGTAGTGCTTTCTCCGTGCGATGCTATTGAGGCCAAAAAAGCGACCATTGCGGCGGCAAAAAACGGCACGCCAGTCTATTTGCGGCTTGCTCGAGAAAAAACTCCGATCATCACAACCGAAGACACTCCGTTCGAAATAGGGAAGGCGCAAGTTTTCTTCGCTCCGGAGAAAAAAGCTCAAGTGGGGATTATTGCAACGGGTGCCCTTGTTGCCCGCGCACTTCGGGTTGCTCACACACTTTCCGATAAAGGAATTTCGGTCAAAGTAGTAAATCTCGCAACAATCAAGCCCCTCGATACTGAAGCAATTTTGAATTTAGCAAAAGAAACCGGTGCGATTGTAACTGTTGAAGAGCATCAAATTGCCGGAGGAATGGGTTCGGCAGTAGCAGAATGTCTGGCAAAATGGCTTCCAACTCCGCAAGAATTTATCGGTGTTCACGACCAATTCGGCCAATCAGGAACGATGGAGGAACTCATTAAACACTATGGGATGGACGAGGTCGCAATTGAGAACGCAGTTAAAGAAGTTCTCCAGAGAAAAAAATAAAATTATTATGAAATATTTCAAAATAAAGAAGAGAGAAGTTGTCTTGATAGTATTAATCTTAGCTATTGTTTTTGGGGGAATAGTTGCATCGAAGTTTTCCCAGAAAATAAACACGCATTCCCTCGCTTCAGGTGGATTTGATATTTTTGAATGGTTTAAAAATAGAACCAAGTCGCCCCCGAGACCTCCTGTGGCTGTAAGGAATCTGCTGGCGACAAAGCCTCGGAGTCTCACCTGCTATGCAAATCCGACAACCATAAAACCTGGAAATTCGTCCACTCTTGTAGCAGTCATTCAAGACGACAGTCTATTAAGTAAGGGACATATTTACGAATGGTATGACATTACCAACGGTTCTCGCTTAAATACAAGTTATTCAAGCACTAAATATGATGCGATACCGGTAACACCGAATAGACTTGGTGTAAATTATTACAAATTTACAATATTTGTTAATAATGCACCCAATGGGCCATCAGCTCTCGTTACGTCTTGCATGACGTCGGTATTAGTGGAAGATTCTGATACTGTATCTTCAGGCGTTGTTAGGCCAACTCCGGAATCCCTAGACGGGAGCCTTAGATCCAATAGTGCTGGCTATTACGAACTTCCAGTCTCCCAACAGCCGACAAACTACTGACACTTCATTTTTTAGGCGCATCTTTTAGTTCTCCGCTTCGGAAAAGCTGAATAAGTTCCATAAATGCTTTTACAATTACGCTTGGTTTTGCTCCACTCATTTTCCCCCGCATTCGCATTCTGTGGCTCACAGCCACTTCTTTTATTTTGTAACCTTTCTGTTTTAGTTTGATGAGAATTTCAGCGCTGATCATTGCTCCGTGGGAGGTGATTGTGATATCTTCGAGCGCCATTCGTCTGAAAAGTTTGAACGCGCAGTCGATATCCTTGACCTTGAGCCCAAACATTACTCGATTCAAGATATTCCATCCCTTCGCGTTCACTAGGCGCATAAAATGATCCATCCGCTTTTCTCGGTATCCGATCACCACATCGTATGCGGGTATGAAAGGTATAAGCCTCTTTATTTCTTCCATATAAAATTGGAGATCTGCGTCCGTGAAAAATACATATTCGAGAGCTGATGACTTGATACCGCTTTGAAGCGCACTGCCGTAGCCCATATTCTTCTCATGACTTATGAGGCGCACGCGAGGTTCTCTGACCATGACCTCTCGCACAATCTCCGCTGTCTTATCGGTGCTTCCATCATCAATGACAATGACTTCTGATTTTCTGATTTCAGGAATTGAGTCTATTGTTTTTATAGCATCGAGAA encodes the following:
- a CDS encoding transketolase C-terminal domain-containing protein translates to MLNQTAKLNSKIFDKDVEQAPIRKGFGEGLLIAGKADEQVVALCADLTESTKMDLFAKEFPKRFIEVGVAEQNLVTVASGMAAMGKIPFVSSYAMFSPGRNWEQIRTTITYNDRPVKIVGSHAGISVGPDGGTHQAIEDIALMRVMPRMVVLSPCDAIEAKKATIAAAKNGTPVYLRLAREKTPIITTEDTPFEIGKAQVFFAPEKKAQVGIIATGALVARALRVAHTLSDKGISVKVVNLATIKPLDTEAILNLAKETGAIVTVEEHQIAGGMGSAVAECLAKWLPTPQEFIGVHDQFGQSGTMEELIKHYGMDEVAIENAVKEVLQRKK
- a CDS encoding replication-relaxation family protein codes for the protein MTEASSRRPRFERSHEAPAFHITERDMEIIKQVYKHRFLRSDQIAALCGGSPRNILRRLQLLYHARFLDRPRAQIDYYRQNGNQTMVYALGNRGADVLSARFSIPRRKIDWQAKNHSAKRPFLQHTLLVAEVMLKLETGSKRANVRIIDSEEILAQCPEETKHRHNPFKWNVRCSYNGVPLSLGVHPDKVFGLHFQDQNNPAYFFLEADRATMPVAREGFERTSLFRKMLAYQESWKQGLHERHFNIRRFCVLIVTTSQARIKTLLEANRQFSQGKGSRLFLFADTSFLNSENTLTAPLLNGASESTTLLDIIQ
- a CDS encoding glycosyltransferase family 2 protein, coding for MKEFSLSVFFPAHNEEGNIKETLLDAIKTIDSIPEIRKSEVIVIDDGSTDKTAEIVREVMVREPRVRLISHEKNMGYGSALQSGIKSSALEYVFFTDADLQFYMEEIKRLIPFIPAYDVVIGYREKRMDHFMRLVNAKGWNILNRVMFGLKVKDIDCAFKLFRRMALEDITITSHGAMISAEILIKLKQKGYKIKEVAVSHRMRMRGKMSGAKPSVIVKAFMELIQLFRSGELKDAPKK
- a CDS encoding RpiB/LacA/LacB family sugar-phosphate isomerase codes for the protein MKIYIGSDHAGFELKNTLIPFVEKLGYEVIDCGAKTLDLKDDFPDYILPVAKAVSADLKDSKGIVIGGSGEGEAIVANKIGGIRAAEYYGGNLEIVKLSREHNDANIFSLGARFISEKDAKEAVKLWLSTPFSGDARHVRRIKEIDDQT
- a CDS encoding transketolase, which produces MSTLTDSRIKELELQANLIRISIIEMLVEAGSGHTAGPLGMADIFTALYFHILKHDPKKPDWAERDRLVLSNGHICPVYYSTLAHAGYFPVKELLTLRKFGTRLQGHPHREYLPIVETSSGPLGAGLSQAVGMALADRMDKGVSGDRFIYALTSDGEHDEGNTWEAVLMAGKEKLHNLIAIMDRNNIQIDGFTEDIMPLESVRAKYEAFNWHVIEIDGHDMREIVDAVEQAKAIFEKPKMIIAHTIPGKGVKEFERKYEWHGKPPNKEEAAMALKELRTLGGKIKSEHE
- a CDS encoding DUF5678 domain-containing protein encodes the protein MIINWTHLIEKYKGMWVALKDDETSVVASGKTAKEAFQAALKKGYSHPLLTRVPDKLTAFVGAL